The Schistocerca piceifrons isolate TAMUIC-IGC-003096 chromosome 5, iqSchPice1.1, whole genome shotgun sequence genome has a segment encoding these proteins:
- the LOC124798872 gene encoding chondroitin proteoglycan 2-like produces the protein MTGLPLLATVILAVLAGGGNAATIRRLTVMSATCQGASGPFPNPNSCRSFLQCEPSGVATVVPCPANLEFNPKLRVCDFPERAGCSSSSSPPADDDNGNGEGSGDNGGPEPAPPSGEVPTCPPWNPEDVTQLPNPNDCSSFYKCDENGVAWVISCPAGLEYSAELRVCDYPENAGCSSSSPSNPSDDTPSEGSQDNGSSDAGNGVSPNPPAGDAPSCPAWDPNDVTQLPNPSDCSSFYKCDENGVAWLIPCPAGLEYNSKLRVCDYPESAGCSSSAAPSNPSGDDSSNGGQDNGNSGSGNGEIPQEPAADSPTCPAWNPDDVTQLPNPSDCNSFYKCDENGIAWLIPCPAGLQYNVELRVCDYPESSGCSV, from the exons ATGACAG GACTACCACTTCTTGCTACTGTGATCTTGGCGGTGTTGGCTGGAGGCGGTAATGCAGCAACCATCCGCAGGCTGACTGTT ATGAGTGCGACATGCCAGGGAGCGTCCGGTCCATTTCCGAATCCAAACAGCTGCAGAAGCTTCCTACAGTGCGAGCCATCAGGTGTCGCAACGGTCGTCCCATGCCCGGCAAATCTCGAGTTCAATCCAAAGCTGAGAGTTTGTGACTTCCCAGAGAGAGCTGGTTGCTCCTCATCCTCGTCTCCACCTGCTGACGACGACAATGGAAATGGTGAGGGATCAGGCGATAATGGTGGTCCTGAACCAGCGCCACCATCTGGCGAAGTCCCCACTTGTCCACCTTGGAATCCAGAGGATGTCACCCAACTGCCCAATCCGAATGATTGTAGCAGTTTCTACAAATGTGACGAGAATGGCGTTGCTTGGGTCATTTCATGCCCAGCCGGTCTGGAATATAGTGCAGAGCTGAGAGTGTGTGATTACCCAGAAAACGCTGGTTGCTCATCATCGTCACCAAGCAACCCGTCTGATGATACACCTTCTGAGGGGAGTCAAGATAACGGAAGTTCTGATGCAGGTAATGGGGTAAGCCCGAATCCACCAGCTGGAGACGCTCCTTCTTGTCCTGCGTGGGATCCAAATGATGTCACACAGCTGCCCAATCCGAGTGACTGCAGCAGCTTCTACAAGTGTGACGAGAATGGTGTTGCTTGGCTCATACCGTGCCCAGCTGGACTAGAGTACAATTCAAAGCTGAGAGTGTGTGATTACCCCGAGAGTGCTGGTTGCTCATCGTCAGCTGCTCCAAGTAATCCATCTGGCGACGATTCCTCTAATGGCGGTCAGGACAATGGAAATTCTGGCTCTGGTAATGGTGAAATCCCACAGGAACCAGCCGCAGATTCTCCCACATGTCCGGCTTGGAATCCAGATGACGTCACCCAGTTGCCTAACCCCAGCGACTGTAACAGCTTCTACAAGTGCGACGAGAACGGAATTGCCTGGTTGATACCGTGTCCAGCGGGCCTGCAATACAACGTTGAGCTGAGGGTGTGCGATTACCCTGAGAGCTCTGGGTGCTCTGTGTGA